A single window of Terriglobia bacterium DNA harbors:
- a CDS encoding glycosyltransferase has translation MTQPTVSVIIPAFNAADTVRTALGSVQGQSFRRWEAVVIDDGSKDCTAEVVASLALGDGRIRYHKSPSNRGPSAARNAGLAKAQGEYVMFLDADDWIGKDHISRLVHALRRNPLAGGAYTGYTIATEGGLHERPVSAARPESLFQYAARACPFSINACLVKRKVVEDARGFDESLVVAEDWDLWQRLARGSVNFLPTSTCSAYYRAHGGSHTRSSGRLIPDGSVVIRRGHSPDARVRNPKPEHHLGEPVADLPAAMLSFLIWATGYLVAAGSILPPLSGYLPKLAVEGFSETAVASLLFDGLMHGVGWGGAALAARWADLWPDLARSLGPLYSCSSARLDKDAIRWKVERLLVDELGPEDAPVTVGHIRVLRARFEDAWTATEVPKGVEIVRVYPSLDDRKFGVAELGAVPGPMSRRTLAAPVLKKHHSLLEPETRRFIRNNPRLLRQLVGRRTLYFLWDLLHVPRSRWRHRVAAYVSTRINSYLAVRFGLGPVQSRPQENPTLKEPARSVIESDPEQKRWGEVFATPDPWSYGSGYEQTKYEHTLELLPDTPVASALELACAEGHFTAQLAPRVGRLVAADISDRALSRAQQRCRNLQNITYRQMNLRRDLLGRFDLIVCSEALYYLKDRHELRRLAARFAKSLNPGGHLLMAHANLVVDDQGATGFDW, from the coding sequence ATGACTCAGCCGACTGTGTCGGTAATCATTCCCGCTTTCAATGCTGCGGACACCGTGCGGACGGCGCTGGGCAGCGTGCAAGGGCAGAGCTTCCGGCGATGGGAAGCCGTCGTCATCGACGATGGTTCAAAAGACTGCACTGCCGAGGTCGTCGCTTCGTTGGCCCTCGGCGACGGGCGTATTCGCTATCACAAGAGTCCGTCCAACCGAGGTCCAAGCGCGGCCAGGAACGCCGGCCTGGCAAAGGCCCAGGGCGAATATGTGATGTTCCTGGATGCGGATGACTGGATTGGCAAAGATCACATCTCGCGCCTGGTCCACGCGCTGCGCCGCAATCCTTTGGCGGGAGGGGCATACACCGGGTACACCATCGCCACTGAAGGCGGCTTGCACGAGCGCCCCGTAAGCGCAGCCAGGCCCGAATCGCTATTTCAATACGCGGCAAGGGCATGCCCGTTCAGCATTAATGCCTGCCTTGTGAAACGCAAGGTTGTAGAGGACGCACGCGGCTTCGATGAATCTCTAGTGGTTGCCGAAGATTGGGACCTCTGGCAGCGTCTGGCCCGGGGAAGCGTCAACTTTCTGCCTACCAGTACCTGCTCTGCATACTACCGCGCACACGGCGGTTCTCACACCCGCTCTTCCGGACGCCTCATCCCCGATGGATCAGTGGTCATCAGGCGAGGTCACTCACCGGATGCACGCGTCCGCAATCCCAAGCCGGAACATCATCTCGGAGAGCCAGTGGCGGACCTGCCGGCAGCCATGCTTTCTTTCCTGATATGGGCCACTGGTTACCTTGTCGCCGCTGGTTCCATACTTCCACCGCTATCCGGTTACCTTCCGAAATTGGCCGTTGAAGGCTTTAGCGAAACCGCCGTTGCGTCGCTACTGTTTGACGGCTTGATGCACGGCGTTGGATGGGGAGGGGCAGCCCTCGCTGCTCGCTGGGCTGATCTGTGGCCCGATCTCGCGCGTTCACTGGGACCTTTATACTCTTGCTCTTCCGCCCGTCTGGATAAGGACGCCATCCGGTGGAAGGTTGAACGCCTGCTGGTCGATGAGCTCGGCCCGGAGGACGCGCCGGTCACCGTCGGACACATTCGCGTTCTTCGCGCGCGGTTCGAAGATGCCTGGACTGCGACTGAAGTCCCGAAGGGCGTCGAGATCGTTCGTGTGTACCCGTCACTCGATGATCGCAAGTTTGGTGTAGCAGAGTTAGGGGCCGTTCCTGGCCCTATGTCTCGAAGGACGCTTGCTGCGCCCGTCCTCAAAAAACACCACAGCCTTTTGGAACCCGAGACACGGCGATTCATCAGGAACAACCCACGGCTGCTGCGCCAACTAGTGGGGCGCCGCACGCTGTATTTCCTTTGGGACCTTCTGCACGTCCCGAGGTCACGCTGGCGTCACCGCGTCGCAGCATACGTGTCCACGCGAATCAATTCTTACCTGGCGGTCCGATTCGGGCTCGGGCCGGTCCAGTCCAGGCCGCAGGAAAACCCGACACTTAAAGAGCCGGCTCGATCTGTGATCGAGTCCGATCCAGAGCAGAAGAGGTGGGGAGAAGTGTTTGCCACTCCTGACCCGTGGAGCTACGGGAGCGGCTACGAACAAACCAAATACGAGCACACGCTTGAGTTGCTCCCGGACACGCCCGTCGCTTCCGCGCTCGAGCTGGCGTGTGCGGAGGGACATTTTACGGCCCAGTTGGCTCCTCGGGTGGGCCGGCTCGTCGCCGCGGATATCTCTGACCGTGCGTTGTCGCGCGCTCAGCAGAGGTGCCGGAACCTCCAGAACATCACCTACCGCCAGATGAACCTGCGTCGTGATCTTCTCGGGCGGTTCGACCTCATCGTTTGTAGTGAAGCGCTTTACTACCTGAAGGATCGCCACGAATTACGCCGCCTCGCCGCGCGATTTGCGAAAAGCCTCAACCCTGGCGGCCATTTGCTGATGGCGCACGCGAACCTGGTGGTTGACGATCAGGGCGCCACCGGCTTTGACTGGAT